GGTACATCGTGGGCGCATATTCGGCGATCAGCGCGCCAGCCTTGAGCAACCGGCCCCAGCGCCGGCGCGACGCGGCGCGCACGGTTTCCGAATCGATATGCTCGCCCGGCACGATCACGCGCAGCCTGACACCTCTTTCCAGGGCCGCCAGCAATGCCTTTTCCGTCAACTCGTCGGGCACGAAGTAGGCCGCCGACAGGTCGATGGTCTGCGCGGCTGCCGTGATGGCAAGGTGGTACATCAGCGCCATGCTCTCGCTGCCGCCGGTGGGCGAACTGCTGAACATCTGGGCGCGGCCGTCGCCGAGCGGCGGCAATTCTGGGAAATACTCCGGACCATGCGGCACCTGGCCGCTGACCTTGATCCAGTTGTCCAGGAATATGGACTGCATCTGGCCAACCACGGGGCCTTCCACCTGGAAATGCGTATCGCGCCAGTGGTCGGGATCCTGGGCATTGCCGGTCCATTCCGGCGCAATGCCGACGCCGCCGGTAAAGCCAATCGCGCCATCGACCACCAGCACCTTGCGGTGCGTGCGGTTGTTGAGCTTGCCGACGGTGTACCACCGCACCGGATGGTAGCGGCGCACGTCCACGCCGGCGCTGGTCATGATGTCCATGGCGGATTCGTCGATCTTGGAACTGCCGACGGCATCCAGCAGTACCTTTACCTTGACGCCCGCCCTGGCGCGTTCGGAAAGGGCCTGCGCGAACTCGTTGCCGATTTCTCCGGACCAGTAGATGTACGACTCGAAATTGATCGTCTTCTTCGCGCCGCGGATCGCGCCCAGCATCGCGGGAAAGATTTCGTCGCCATTCCTGAGCACGCGATAGCGGTTGCCATCGACGACCGGCGGCCCTAGCAGCACGCCCAGTTCGTGGGCAAACTGCGGGTCGGCCAGGCTGTAGAGCCGGTCGAGACGCCGCTCGATACGCTTTTCGCCGCCAATCAGATTGTACGCAACAATGCCGCCGAGGGCGGCCATGAGAATGACGGCTAGCAGCGCGAGTATTCGGCCCCTTCTGCGCGCGCCTGGAAAGGCGTGGCGACGGCGGATCACGCAAGCACCATGATGTCTGGCCCGAGGGTTGCACCGGCAAGCTGGCGACTATGAAAGCATACGTCGTTTTTATGGGCTGGCGGTTTCCAGGGTGGACATCCGAGCCTGGCCGGAAGAGGGCAGCTTGCGGGGCGCCGGGCGCTCCCGATTGAGCACTACCCCTTTCGTGTCAGGCTTCCTGCGGCGCGACGACGGACCGGCTCCGCTTCTTGTCGAGGACAGCTACGATTATCAAGCCGAGGGACGGGCTGAAGATCAGCGAGAAGGCCATCCAGACGGCAGCGGAGCGTCCCAGCGCATTGGCAATGAAGCCAACCGAAACGGAGAAAATCAACCAGCAAGCAATAGCGAACATGACGGCAGCTCAAATGGTTTTCCAGTGCGTCGCGCGGGGCAGCGCGTTGCATCCATGGGCCGCGTTTATTCGATCCGACCAGGTCGATCGAGAGCGACGGCTGCCTTCAGTATGAGAAATCTTTGCGCCCGCGTTTTGCTATGCGGGACATAAATTTTGCAGTTCGGGGCAGCCAGGCACAGCACCGGGCAAACTTCGATTGGCACAAGCCGCTTCCGCCACGTTTGCCCGTGGCTGACCCTTTGGGTGAACCTACCTTGCGACTTCAGTTCCAGATCGGATCTTCCTTCTGCATCTGATCCTTTGTCTTCTTCATCCAATACGAACCGATCTGGCGTTCCGTGACGTATCCCTTCTTCCTGGCGTCGATCTTGTCGAAGTTCTCGTAGACCTGCGGCATGCCCGCCTGCGCTTCGTCACGGCTCAGCTTGCCGTCATGATTGGCATCCGCCGCCTTGAATCGTTCGGCAATCAAGGCCTTGGCTTGTGCCGTGGTCGGTGGCGCTTTCGGAACCTCGCCCGGCGCCGCTGCCGGTGGGGATGATCCCTGCGCCGGCTGGGCGATTGCACCTAAAGAAGTGAATGCCATCAGGACGGCGAAACCAACTGCGGGCAATTTGCGTACGGTCATGTCGCTCACCTCCAGTCACGATGTTGTTTGAGTCGTTGCAAAGGGAGATATCCAGGCCAGTGAACCTGTGCTCACTCAGCATTCTAGGCGCTGGGGCGAAAACTGCGCGCCATATCCGGCGACGACGATTTAGAGCCTAATATGGAACGCTGCGAACTCTTAAACGCGGCTTTCTCTTACGGCACCGACGTCATGCAAAACAAGCCAGATGCGACAACATTCCCGGCGTTCAACATAGTCCTGCGCGATGGACGGGAGGTGCTGGTTCGGGCGATTGCCGAAGACGACAAGGCCGGCCTGATCGCGGCATTCAGCAGGCTTTCTGCCGATGCGCGTTATGCCAGATTCATGGCTGCCATGCAGCAACTGCCCGAAGCCATGCTTGAGCAGGCGACACACCCGGCCGCCGAGCGCGAGTTCGCCCTGGTGGCGCTTGCCAGGACGGAAAAGAATCCCGCTATCGTTGGCGGCGCGCGCTACGCTGCGGCGGCGGGCAGCGATACCTGTGAGTTTGCCGTGACGGTAGTGGATGACTGGCATGGGCTTGGCCTTGCCAGCCGACTGCTGGGCGCTTTGATCGACATTGCCCGCCGTCGCGGATATCGATGCATGGAAGGTTATGTTCTGTCATCGAATACTGCGATGCGGCGACTGGCCAGGCGGTTGGGATTTGCCGACGTACCGTGTCCCGACGATGCCACGCTGCGCGTGGTAACCCTTGTGCTGTAAGGCCGGATGTCAGTTCGGAAGCGAACAGAAGCGACGCTGAGGCTGATACAGGCTGATACAGGCTTTTTCACCTGCCGGACCCTTGAGGACTTCCAATGCGCACCCAGTTTGCCTTCCTTTTTGCATTCGCTGCGTTAATGCTTGCCGGATGTAACACCGCACCGATCCCGCCAGGCAAGCCAGTTGATATCCCCACCGCCTTGCAGCAAGTCTCCGCCGGACTGTGCGCATTCAAGAAGGACGCCGAGGCAAAAGGGCAGGGGTCTTTCGACGCGGTCAATGTGGAGCTCGACCTGACCATCGGTGGCGCAAAAAATCCGCCGGTAGCCGTGGCACCCGACATTCAATTCATGCCGACTGTCAGCTACGGACAGACCATATCTGTAACCAAGGGAAGCAAGCTGACGCTGACGCTCAAGATGCCAGCGACATGCCCGGGTAGTTAGCCAGGGAGGCAGCCTGGCGTGGGAGCAGGCCCAGCGACTCGCTTGAGCTCCGCAAGGAGTGGATCAGCAGACGCCTGCACACCAACTAATATGGATCAAGACAAAGTCCTGTGCATGGCCCAACTGAGGAGGATGCGATGGCAACAAGGCTGATCGGGCTCGCGGTGACAGCCATGGCGTGGACGGCGCTGACGATGGGCGCCAGCATTGCCCGTGCGGATGAAATCCCATTGATCACCGGCAAGCAGTGGACTGAATCGTCAGATCAGATGAAGAAGGCTTACCTTGTCGGCATTGCCAACGTCGTCCAGGTTGACGTGGCCTATCACGC
This genomic window from Cupriavidus sp. P-10 contains:
- a CDS encoding EF-hand domain-containing protein; this translates as MTVRKLPAVGFAVLMAFTSLGAIAQPAQGSSPPAAAPGEVPKAPPTTAQAKALIAERFKAADANHDGKLSRDEAQAGMPQVYENFDKIDARKKGYVTERQIGSYWMKKTKDQMQKEDPIWN
- a CDS encoding phospholipase D-like domain-containing protein, which encodes MAALGGIVAYNLIGGEKRIERRLDRLYSLADPQFAHELGVLLGPPVVDGNRYRVLRNGDEIFPAMLGAIRGAKKTINFESYIYWSGEIGNEFAQALSERARAGVKVKVLLDAVGSSKIDESAMDIMTSAGVDVRRYHPVRWYTVGKLNNRTHRKVLVVDGAIGFTGGVGIAPEWTGNAQDPDHWRDTHFQVEGPVVGQMQSIFLDNWIKVSGQVPHGPEYFPELPPLGDGRAQMFSSSPTGGSESMALMYHLAITAAAQTIDLSAAYFVPDELTEKALLAALERGVRLRVIVPGEHIDSETVRAASRRRWGRLLKAGALIAEYAPTMYHCKVLIVDGLLVSVGSTNFDNRSFRLNDEATLNILDAGFAAEQTRIFEEDLKLSHPQTHEQWANRPWTEKLRDRMASLIGSQL
- a CDS encoding GNAT family N-acetyltransferase, with the protein product MQNKPDATTFPAFNIVLRDGREVLVRAIAEDDKAGLIAAFSRLSADARYARFMAAMQQLPEAMLEQATHPAAEREFALVALARTEKNPAIVGGARYAAAAGSDTCEFAVTVVDDWHGLGLASRLLGALIDIARRRGYRCMEGYVLSSNTAMRRLARRLGFADVPCPDDATLRVVTLVL